From a region of the Candidatus Brocadia sp. genome:
- a CDS encoding efflux RND transporter periplasmic adaptor subunit yields the protein MYTQQKFLYHTHFIRIAIVALSLLFGMPDGINILSCALQQEGSHLLFSAYADEGKEKKILYWTCGMHPSVKMDKPGKCPICAMDLVPVYEKGAGAVEEGALATVELSERARKLAQVKTDTIGFRSLTKDIYTVGIIEYDERLRASVAAWIPGRIDKLFVDFTGTQVIQGESMVWIYSPELVSTQEEYLLALETLEKVRQSPLDEVVNGAKSLIEASKRRLLWWGVTEKQIEALTKDKKVKQHTIVYAPISGIVIEKKALEGQYVMQGEMLYTVADLSNIWMKANIYEYEMAWVRVGQEVEVTTPAYPGEAFIGRISFIEPFLDDKTRSVKIRCDIPNQQFKLKPAMYVNARIRIPIEELEKKDGHYVSGLDYSCPNHPQIKSSRPGVCPEDNIPFVKTPPAQIGLIAASGIAQQQKEIGYEYVCPMECHSAKEPGNCPECGMKLEKRPVTKKADYEYICPMKCYSSKEPGDCPVCGMRLEKKKIPIEVSDEKVTCICPQDWEPSLAPRSCPMCGMMLQKNITITLPTGEEKQKFVYRCPMACMTAERPGECPDCKRQMGRWEVKEGLGIKAQIIEPKRRSVYACPMHPEVISDKPGNCSACGMNLEKTTQVLAIPATAVLDTGIRKIVYIDKGNGQYIGKEVALGLKAGDYYPVLEGLEEGDKVVTSANFLIDSQSQLTGGASALYGGAMEFKEEK from the coding sequence ATGTACACTCAACAAAAGTTTCTTTACCATACCCATTTTATAAGAATCGCCATTGTTGCCCTTAGTCTTCTTTTTGGCATGCCTGACGGCATTAATATTCTGTCCTGTGCGCTGCAACAAGAGGGATCCCATCTTCTTTTTTCCGCATATGCTGATGAAGGAAAGGAAAAGAAGATTCTTTACTGGACTTGCGGTATGCATCCGTCCGTAAAAATGGATAAACCAGGAAAATGTCCTATTTGCGCCATGGACCTCGTTCCCGTCTATGAAAAGGGCGCTGGCGCCGTGGAAGAGGGCGCTTTGGCCACGGTGGAACTGAGTGAGCGTGCCCGCAAGCTGGCGCAGGTCAAAACTGATACTATCGGTTTTCGGTCACTCACGAAGGATATATACACCGTGGGAATCATTGAATATGACGAGAGGCTCAGGGCCTCCGTCGCGGCATGGATTCCCGGACGGATCGATAAACTCTTCGTTGATTTTACCGGAACACAGGTTATTCAGGGTGAATCAATGGTCTGGATCTATAGTCCTGAACTGGTATCCACGCAGGAAGAATATCTGCTGGCGCTGGAAACCCTTGAAAAAGTGAGGCAGAGTCCCCTTGATGAAGTAGTAAATGGCGCAAAATCACTTATTGAGGCCTCGAAAAGGAGATTGTTGTGGTGGGGGGTGACGGAAAAACAGATTGAAGCGCTAACGAAGGACAAGAAGGTAAAACAACATACCATTGTGTACGCCCCAATCAGCGGTATTGTCATAGAGAAGAAGGCGCTGGAAGGCCAATACGTGATGCAGGGCGAAATGCTGTACACGGTCGCCGACCTTTCGAATATCTGGATGAAGGCCAATATTTATGAGTATGAAATGGCGTGGGTCAGGGTTGGGCAGGAAGTGGAAGTCACGACCCCTGCATACCCTGGTGAGGCATTTATCGGAAGGATATCATTTATTGAACCGTTCCTTGACGATAAGACGCGTTCGGTGAAAATTCGCTGCGATATTCCTAACCAGCAATTCAAACTCAAGCCCGCTATGTACGTGAATGCCCGGATAAGGATACCGATTGAAGAGCTTGAAAAGAAAGATGGGCATTACGTAAGTGGACTGGATTACTCCTGTCCCAACCACCCTCAAATAAAATCCAGCAGGCCTGGTGTATGTCCTGAGGATAATATTCCTTTTGTAAAGACCCCCCCTGCTCAAATCGGGCTTATTGCTGCAAGCGGCATAGCTCAGCAACAAAAAGAAATTGGGTACGAATACGTATGTCCCATGGAATGTCACAGCGCAAAGGAACCTGGGAATTGCCCGGAATGCGGAATGAAACTCGAAAAGCGTCCGGTTACGAAAAAAGCCGATTACGAATATATATGCCCCATGAAATGTTATTCCTCCAAAGAGCCGGGGGATTGCCCCGTATGTGGCATGCGACTCGAAAAAAAGAAAATACCTATTGAGGTTTCCGATGAAAAGGTGACGTGCATTTGTCCCCAGGACTGGGAACCATCTCTTGCGCCCAGGTCGTGCCCCATGTGTGGCATGATGTTACAAAAGAATATAACGATAACCTTGCCTACCGGTGAAGAAAAACAAAAATTTGTATATAGGTGTCCGATGGCGTGTATGACCGCTGAGCGGCCCGGAGAATGCCCCGATTGTAAAAGGCAGATGGGCAGATGGGAGGTTAAAGAAGGATTAGGGATAAAGGCACAAATCATCGAACCAAAAAGACGCAGCGTTTACGCCTGCCCCATGCATCCTGAAGTAATTTCTGATAAACCAGGAAACTGCAGTGCATGTGGAATGAACCTTGAAAAAACTACACAGGTGCTTGCAATTCCGGCTACGGCAGTACTTGATACCGGCATACGAAAGATTGTTTATATCGACAAAGGTAACGGCCAGTATATTGGCAAAGAAGTCGCTCTTGGTCTAAAGGCGGGTGATTACTACCCTGTCCTGGAAGGACTTGAAGAAGGAGACAAGGTGGTTACATCAGCCAACTTCCTTATTGACTCCCAGAGCCAGCTCACCGGCGGCGCCAGCGCCCTGTACGGCGGGGCAATGGAGTTTAAGGAAGAAAAATGA
- a CDS encoding TolC family protein, translating into MNRMPLKKFLCCLLLISLSDVAVAADKGDSKPQKQMNGKNAVPEMKEADAPLDLTWLIQEAMEHNPEIVASQKRLSAAKARISQARSLDDPSVRAGSYDMSNNPVNLNGQTEMLQQRYGISQKIPFPGKLRLRGEVALEEYYMIEKELQAKMQEIIAQIKSAFYELYYLNNAIDVTGENRDLLSKFARVAETKYAVGKTTQRDVLAAQVELSTLANTGNVLNKERESVVARLNVLLDRPTQSLLGKPRPFEKHTLTLSIEELENLAVKNRPELKRFDHAVKRNEANLKLSKKDYYYSDFEPMVEYMQEDRRSDTWASAVTINVPWLWPKNRSKVKESREDLNAAKSDYRFMNNKTLFEVKDFLVKIQTSESTINLYKTGVIPQAEQSLKAARIGYETDRVDFLALIDSQRILLQARLLYARALADFEQNLAYLERVVGMQLTK; encoded by the coding sequence ATGAATAGAATGCCGTTAAAAAAATTCCTGTGCTGCCTTCTTCTTATTTCATTGAGTGATGTTGCAGTGGCGGCAGATAAAGGTGATAGTAAACCACAAAAACAAATGAACGGTAAAAACGCTGTTCCTGAAATGAAGGAGGCAGACGCCCCTTTGGACCTAACATGGTTAATCCAGGAGGCAATGGAACACAATCCGGAGATCGTTGCGTCACAAAAGCGTTTAAGTGCCGCGAAAGCCAGGATTTCACAGGCGAGGTCACTGGACGACCCTTCTGTTCGCGCCGGTTCTTACGATATGTCCAATAACCCGGTCAATCTCAACGGTCAAACGGAGATGCTGCAGCAACGATACGGTATTTCACAAAAGATACCCTTCCCCGGGAAACTGCGCCTTAGGGGTGAAGTGGCTCTTGAAGAGTATTATATGATAGAAAAGGAATTGCAGGCAAAGATGCAGGAAATTATCGCCCAGATAAAATCAGCATTTTATGAACTGTATTACCTGAATAATGCCATTGATGTTACCGGAGAAAACCGGGATTTATTAAGCAAATTCGCCAGGGTAGCTGAAACCAAATATGCCGTGGGCAAGACCACGCAAAGGGATGTGCTTGCTGCGCAGGTTGAATTGTCCACCCTGGCAAACACCGGTAATGTTTTGAACAAGGAAAGGGAATCTGTTGTTGCCCGACTCAATGTCCTGCTCGACCGGCCAACACAGAGCTTATTGGGAAAACCGCGCCCTTTTGAAAAACATACCCTGACGCTATCAATAGAAGAATTGGAAAACCTTGCCGTGAAAAACCGGCCTGAGCTGAAAAGGTTTGACCATGCCGTTAAGCGAAATGAGGCAAATTTAAAACTTTCAAAGAAAGACTATTACTATTCGGACTTTGAGCCGATGGTGGAATACATGCAGGAAGACAGGCGTTCCGACACCTGGGCGTCTGCCGTTACAATAAATGTCCCCTGGCTATGGCCGAAAAACCGGTCAAAAGTGAAAGAGTCGAGAGAAGACCTTAACGCGGCTAAGTCAGACTATCGTTTTATGAACAACAAGACCTTGTTTGAGGTAAAAGACTTCCTCGTCAAAATACAAACTTCTGAAAGTACGATAAATCTCTATAAAACAGGCGTAATTCCCCAGGCTGAGCAATCACTCAAAGCTGCGCGGATTGGATATGAGACAGACCGGGTGGATTTCCTTGCCCTGATCGATAGCCAGAGAATTCTGCTACAGGCAAGACTGCTTTACGCAAGAGCGCTGGCCGACTTCGAACAAAACCTGGCATACCTGGAGCGGGTTGTCGGTATGCAACTGACAAAATAA
- a CDS encoding M56 family metallopeptidase, whose translation MKYFIKVNGQEEKERAYFLLIVFLNLVIFSVIVTGVLIGIKGYVSDTKFTYKAVTCCGGICSKCIFTLHTLATSLPWFCVAILFTGIGKAIYKAVQMLFMHGRFIRSLTPRFIVNCSGLKESPFPAHLENQWVLFENAALRYAFTSGIWKPKIYLSTGICSYLTAKELQSVILHEAHHIRQKAPFKLFVLQILSALNFFLPVNRHLLGRYSSLSEKAADDAAVKISGEPLELASALLKLSRFRTLAALSPAVAFSREQGIIEERIMRILEPEAAPPCLFKTFSYLSSVFIVVVICLPLFFPLFQLIDRTDCKARVCHTDKCAQS comes from the coding sequence ATGAAATACTTTATCAAAGTCAATGGTCAGGAAGAAAAGGAACGGGCATATTTTTTACTCATCGTGTTTCTTAACCTTGTAATCTTTTCGGTAATCGTTACAGGGGTTTTGATCGGTATCAAGGGGTATGTATCCGACACAAAATTTACCTACAAGGCGGTCACCTGTTGTGGAGGCATTTGTTCAAAATGTATTTTTACCCTGCATACCCTTGCCACATCGCTTCCCTGGTTCTGCGTTGCAATACTTTTCACCGGCATAGGTAAGGCTATTTACAAGGCAGTTCAAATGCTATTTATGCATGGCCGCTTTATTCGCTCACTCACCCCCCGTTTCATCGTGAATTGTTCCGGATTAAAAGAATCTCCATTTCCGGCGCATCTTGAAAACCAGTGGGTGCTCTTTGAAAATGCTGCGTTGCGGTATGCCTTTACATCGGGTATTTGGAAACCGAAAATATACTTGTCCACGGGCATTTGTTCGTATTTAACGGCGAAGGAACTTCAAAGCGTAATCCTGCATGAAGCGCATCACATACGACAGAAAGCCCCCTTCAAGCTATTTGTTTTACAAATACTGTCGGCGCTCAATTTTTTTCTTCCTGTCAATCGGCACCTGCTAGGCCGCTATTCTTCTCTATCTGAAAAAGCTGCAGATGATGCCGCAGTAAAAATCTCCGGGGAACCGTTAGAACTTGCGAGCGCACTCCTGAAATTATCCCGATTCCGTACGCTGGCCGCTTTATCTCCCGCAGTAGCGTTTTCCAGAGAGCAAGGGATTATAGAGGAGCGGATAATGCGTATACTGGAACCAGAGGCTGCCCCCCCCTGCCTTTTCAAGACCTTTTCGTACCTGTCCTCGGTTTTTATTGTTGTTGTCATTTGCCTCCCCTTGTTTTTCCCGTTATTTCAGTTGATCGATAGAACCGATTGCAAGGCGAGGGTGTGTCATACAGATAAGTGTGCACAATCTTAA
- a CDS encoding BlaI/MecI/CopY family transcriptional regulator, whose translation MRKELKFNFNPFKEGLNHVLGTLEKDIMEALWKRGESSVKDILEDLPAKRNISYSAVITVTNRMTKKGLLSKRKVGKAYFYKPLYTKEDFFEMVSKKVVEGISGFSLKSAMVHFVDCMSQMEPEKMEYFSKLIESKRLSSSKKHTTNSKKP comes from the coding sequence ATGCGTAAAGAATTAAAGTTTAATTTCAATCCCTTCAAAGAAGGATTAAACCATGTCTTGGGGACATTGGAAAAGGATATTATGGAAGCATTATGGAAACGTGGAGAATCTTCAGTGAAGGATATTTTGGAAGATCTTCCGGCAAAGAGGAATATTTCATACTCTGCGGTCATTACCGTTACCAATCGAATGACCAAAAAAGGACTTCTCAGCAAACGGAAGGTCGGGAAGGCGTACTTCTATAAACCCCTGTATACGAAAGAAGATTTTTTTGAGATGGTATCAAAAAAAGTTGTGGAAGGAATTTCCGGATTTTCTCTCAAATCAGCAATGGTGCACTTTGTGGATTGCATGTCACAGATGGAGCCGGAAAAAATGGAATACTTTTCTAAACTGATTGAATCTAAAAGACTGTCATCCTCAAAAAAACATACTACTAATAGTAAAAAACCATGA
- the galE gene encoding UDP-glucose 4-epimerase GalE, producing the protein MNNSDTVIVTGGAGYIGSHTIIELLEQTDYRVISLDNYSNSTEDTYRRIREITGKGDRLSWFKVDLCNKAELIHTLKPTDSIKGIIHFAAFKSVPESVADPLLYYHNNMESLVNILYLCREKKIRDFIFSSSCSVYGNIKTLPVTEEVELPEAESPYAHTKQMGEEMVKSFTKYTPEFKSVLLRYFNPAGAHPSAKIGELPLGPPTSLVPVITRTAAGLIPKMYVHGGDYETRDGSCIRDYIHVSDIADAHIKALDFVLKGKNREACSLFNLGTGNGITVFEAIKSFEKVSGKKLNYEVGPRRSGDVVAIYANNDLARKELGWQPKYGLDDMMLSAWKWQQHISTITAK; encoded by the coding sequence ATGAATAATTCCGATACGGTTATTGTTACCGGCGGCGCCGGCTACATCGGCTCTCACACCATTATTGAACTTCTGGAACAAACTGATTACCGGGTAATTTCCCTCGACAATTATTCCAACTCCACCGAAGACACCTACAGAAGAATACGCGAGATAACAGGCAAGGGGGACCGCCTGTCGTGGTTCAAAGTTGACCTCTGCAACAAAGCTGAACTGATACACACCCTCAAACCAACAGATTCGATAAAGGGCATTATTCACTTTGCCGCATTTAAGTCTGTGCCTGAGAGCGTGGCCGATCCATTGTTGTACTATCACAATAACATGGAAAGCCTTGTAAACATCCTTTACTTGTGCAGGGAGAAAAAAATCAGGGATTTTATTTTTTCTTCCTCCTGTTCCGTGTACGGCAACATTAAAACACTGCCGGTAACTGAGGAAGTTGAACTGCCTGAAGCTGAGTCGCCATATGCTCATACCAAACAGATGGGGGAAGAGATGGTGAAATCATTCACGAAATACACCCCGGAATTCAAATCTGTTTTACTCCGCTATTTTAATCCTGCCGGCGCTCATCCAAGCGCAAAAATCGGTGAACTGCCTTTAGGACCTCCGACAAGCCTGGTGCCTGTGATTACCCGAACCGCTGCAGGGCTTATCCCCAAAATGTACGTCCACGGCGGTGATTATGAAACGAGAGACGGCTCCTGCATCAGGGACTACATCCACGTCAGCGACATTGCAGATGCGCACATTAAAGCGCTTGATTTTGTGCTGAAGGGTAAAAATCGGGAGGCTTGCAGTTTATTCAATCTCGGCACCGGCAACGGCATCACGGTTTTTGAAGCGATCAAATCCTTCGAAAAAGTGTCGGGAAAAAAACTGAATTACGAGGTTGGGCCCAGAAGAAGCGGGGATGTCGTGGCAATTTATGCCAACAACGATCTTGCGAGGAAAGAGCTCGGCTGGCAACCGAAGTACGGATTAGACGACATGATGCTCTCGGCCTGGAAATGGCAACAGCATATTTCAACAATTACGGCAAAATAA
- a CDS encoding type I restriction-modification system subunit M gives MAIKKSELYGSLWASCDELRGGMDASQYKDYVLVLLFIKYISDKYTGVPYAPITVPKGASFQDMVALKGKPTIGDDINKKIIGKIAEANKLTGTIDVADFNSADKLGSGKEMVDRLSNLIAIFENPALDFSKNRAEGDDILGDAYEYLMRHFATESGKSKGQFYTPAEVSRIMAKIITFNSKITPSTTGYDPTCGSASLLLKVADESESGMTIYGQEMDVATAALARMNMILHNNPTAEIKQGNTLSDPLFLDERGRLKTFDFVVANPPFSYKAWSNGFAVQDGTIADIHGRFKDYGIPPKKNGDYAFLLHIIRSLKSKGKGAVILPHGVLFRGGAEGEIRKNIIRRGYIKGIIGLPPNLFYGTGIPACIIVLDKEGAEHRKGIFMVDASKGFEKDGNKNRLREQDIHKIVDVFNKQLEMEKYSRMAPVTEIEANEFNLNIPRYIDSQEGEDIQHIEAHLLGGIPNDDIDALHLYWDVYPTLRKTLFTTGNRVNYSKLLIAHDAIKPTIFSHPEFTAYSKKVDTVFSQWKSKNIPKLRGIAVGDKPKKLIHEISEDLLQVFSSLKLIDKYDVYQHLMVYWSETMQDDVYALVSDWWEVGRELERDKKQWEGRLIPKGLIVARYFATERKAIDNLEAGRDAIVRQMEEMEEEHGGEEGLMADAKNDKDKITKASVQKRVKELTMDNEQWAIEDKEELKILKVYVKLAEQEAEESKKIRDAQAALEKKVFDKYKTLTEAEKKILIIEDKWMAALERDIKTEMERISQRLTGRIKELAERYEAPLPAITAEVDALEKKVHGHLKKMGLVWK, from the coding sequence ATGGCTATCAAAAAATCTGAGCTCTACGGCTCCCTCTGGGCAAGTTGTGACGAACTCCGCGGCGGGATGGATGCCTCTCAGTATAAAGACTATGTGCTGGTACTGTTGTTCATCAAATACATCTCTGACAAATATACCGGGGTTCCCTATGCGCCTATTACGGTGCCCAAAGGCGCCAGCTTTCAAGACATGGTTGCCCTGAAAGGCAAGCCCACCATTGGCGATGACATTAACAAGAAGATCATCGGAAAAATCGCCGAAGCCAACAAGCTTACCGGCACCATCGATGTCGCCGACTTCAACAGCGCCGATAAACTGGGCAGCGGCAAGGAGATGGTTGACCGCCTCTCCAATCTCATCGCCATCTTTGAAAACCCGGCGCTCGATTTCAGTAAGAACAGGGCAGAAGGGGACGATATTCTTGGCGATGCCTACGAATACCTGATGCGTCACTTTGCCACCGAGAGCGGCAAGAGCAAAGGACAGTTTTACACCCCGGCCGAGGTAAGCCGGATAATGGCGAAGATTATCACTTTTAACTCAAAAATAACGCCATCAACAACAGGGTATGATCCCACCTGCGGCTCTGCATCGCTACTGCTCAAGGTGGCCGATGAATCAGAATCGGGTATGACGATTTACGGGCAGGAGATGGACGTGGCCACCGCCGCCCTTGCCCGCATGAATATGATTCTGCACAACAACCCGACCGCAGAAATCAAACAAGGGAACACCCTTTCCGATCCGTTGTTTCTGGACGAAAGAGGCAGGCTCAAGACCTTTGACTTTGTGGTGGCAAATCCTCCCTTCTCATACAAGGCATGGAGTAACGGATTTGCCGTTCAGGATGGCACCATAGCCGATATCCATGGTCGCTTCAAAGATTACGGTATACCCCCGAAGAAAAATGGAGACTATGCTTTTCTTCTGCACATCATCCGCTCCTTAAAGAGCAAAGGCAAGGGCGCCGTGATCCTCCCGCATGGGGTGCTGTTTCGCGGCGGCGCTGAGGGGGAAATAAGAAAAAATATCATTCGCAGGGGATACATCAAAGGCATCATCGGCCTGCCTCCCAACCTCTTTTACGGCACCGGCATCCCCGCCTGCATTATTGTGCTGGACAAAGAAGGCGCAGAACACCGCAAAGGCATTTTCATGGTCGATGCCAGCAAGGGTTTCGAGAAAGACGGCAACAAAAACCGCCTGCGTGAACAGGACATCCACAAGATCGTGGATGTATTCAACAAACAGCTCGAAATGGAAAAATACAGCCGCATGGCGCCGGTAACGGAGATCGAGGCCAATGAGTTTAACCTGAATATCCCCCGCTACATTGATAGCCAGGAGGGCGAGGACATTCAGCATATTGAGGCGCATTTGCTGGGCGGTATACCCAATGACGATATTGACGCCTTGCACTTGTATTGGGACGTTTATCCAACCCTGAGAAAGACATTATTCACGACGGGAAACCGTGTCAATTACAGCAAACTGCTTATTGCCCACGATGCCATAAAACCCACCATTTTTTCTCACCCGGAGTTTACTGCTTACAGTAAAAAAGTAGACACCGTATTCAGTCAATGGAAAAGCAAAAACATACCAAAACTGAGAGGCATTGCCGTTGGCGATAAACCCAAAAAACTGATACACGAAATCTCGGAAGATTTACTGCAAGTATTTTCCAGCTTAAAGCTGATCGACAAATACGATGTTTACCAGCATCTCATGGTTTACTGGTCTGAAACCATGCAGGATGACGTGTATGCCCTGGTAAGCGACTGGTGGGAAGTGGGGAGAGAATTAGAAAGAGATAAAAAACAATGGGAAGGGCGCCTCATACCCAAAGGGCTTATCGTTGCCCGCTATTTTGCGACAGAGCGAAAGGCCATTGATAATTTAGAGGCCGGCCGTGATGCGATTGTCAGACAAATGGAAGAGATGGAAGAGGAACACGGCGGGGAAGAAGGGCTAATGGCCGATGCCAAAAACGATAAGGATAAGATTACTAAGGCCAGTGTGCAGAAACGCGTTAAAGAATTGACAATGGATAATGAACAATGGGCAATTGAGGACAAGGAAGAATTAAAAATATTGAAGGTATATGTGAAGCTGGCAGAACAGGAAGCTGAAGAAAGCAAGAAAATCAGAGATGCACAGGCCGCCCTGGAGAAAAAGGTCTTTGATAAATACAAGACCCTTACTGAAGCCGAAAAAAAGATTCTTATAATAGAAGATAAATGGATGGCCGCGCTTGAAAGGGATATAAAAACTGAAATGGAGCGTATCAGCCAGCGGCTTACGGGACGCATCAAAGAACTGGCAGAACGCTATGAAGCCCCATTGCCTGCCATCACTGCTGAAGTGGATGCGTTAGAGAAAAAGGTACACGGGCACCTGAAGAAAATGGGGTTGGTATGGAAATGA
- a CDS encoding restriction endonuclease subunit S gives MAEQWEVVMSNGKLKMDNCQLPTVNSKFKRTEVGGIPNDWEVKRIDECSKICVGRDLIEAHYSPIQDHKYRYPIYSNTVDNRGLYGYYDIEEYKGESLTVVGRGVGLGTAFKRDGGYGAIGRLLILFPLEKYDASFLTEYINHRVKIFEESSGIPQLTSVSLSKYKIPLPPTKAEQTTIAAALSDADALITQLEKLIAKKRNIKRGAMHELLTGQKRLPGFEIKKGYKQTEIGVVPNDWEIKKLGEVVEKFVNGGTPSTQNENYWAGHIPWITGADILNQRVSEIRRYITKEALKNSATNVIEKGTLLLVSRTGVGKLAIAPFDIAISQDFTGVYVNNKVLQTEYLYRYFDFKSSMLQSQNQGTSIKGITRDTLASIKIPLPTKAEQAAIAQVLSDMDAEIEALEKKLEKYKMIKQGMMQNLLTGKIRLV, from the coding sequence TTGGCAGAACAGTGGGAGGTAGTAATGAGTAATGGAAAATTGAAAATGGATAATTGCCAATTGCCCACGGTTAATTCTAAATTCAAAAGGACCGAGGTTGGGGGCATTCCGAATGATTGGGAAGTGAAGAGAATAGACGAATGCTCTAAAATATGTGTAGGTAGAGATTTAATAGAAGCCCACTATTCACCAATTCAAGATCATAAATATCGATACCCAATTTATTCTAATACTGTCGATAATAGAGGTCTTTATGGATACTATGATATTGAAGAGTATAAAGGAGAAAGCTTAACAGTTGTTGGACGAGGGGTTGGATTAGGAACTGCATTTAAAAGAGATGGTGGATATGGAGCAATCGGAAGATTGCTTATCCTATTCCCTCTTGAAAAATATGATGCTTCTTTTCTTACCGAATATATAAATCATAGAGTTAAGATTTTTGAGGAAAGCAGTGGAATTCCTCAATTGACAAGTGTTTCTTTATCAAAATACAAAATTCCCCTTCCTCCCACCAAAGCCGAACAAACCACCATTGCTGCTGCATTAAGCGATGCCGATGCACTCATTACACAATTAGAAAAGCTCATTGCCAAAAAGCGGAACATCAAAAGGGGGGCTATGCATGAGCTACTCACCGGCCAAAAACGCCTGCCGGGGTTTGAAATAAAGAAAGGTTACAAGCAGACCGAGATTGGGGTGGTTCCAAATGATTGGGAAATAAAAAAACTGGGTGAAGTAGTAGAAAAATTTGTGAATGGAGGAACACCTTCAACACAAAATGAAAATTATTGGGCAGGACATATTCCTTGGATAACGGGTGCAGATATTTTGAATCAGAGGGTTTCTGAAATAAGAAGATACATTACGAAAGAAGCATTGAAAAACAGCGCAACAAATGTCATTGAAAAAGGAACTCTCTTACTTGTTTCAAGAACGGGAGTGGGTAAGTTAGCAATTGCACCATTTGACATAGCTATTAGTCAAGATTTTACAGGGGTTTATGTCAACAACAAAGTTCTGCAAACAGAATATCTCTATAGATATTTTGATTTCAAATCATCAATGCTCCAAAGCCAAAACCAAGGAACTTCTATAAAAGGAATCACAAGGGATACGTTAGCGTCAATTAAAATTCCACTTCCTACCAAAGCCGAGCAAGCCGCCATTGCCCAAGTCCTCAGCGATATGGATGCCGAAATAGAAGCCCTGGAAAAGAAGTTGGAAAAATACAAAATGATTAAACAGGGGATGATGCAGAATTTATTAACCGGGAAAATCAGGTTGGTATAA